A genomic stretch from Calidithermus timidus DSM 17022 includes:
- a CDS encoding carbohydrate ABC transporter permease has product MKRKRSVRSSPTRLSRQATRDHGALLLMLTPYLIGTTVLVVVPALLAMIIAFTRYDTLGSPEWVGLGNFESLASNSLFSVAARNSLVFVLLAVPLRILGALALALLLRAPRPGIGLLRMAVFFPTVIPDVAYALIWLWIFNPIYGPLNLALKALGLPVSPWLAEGNTALLAIVIMAAFQIGEGFVVLLAGLQNVPEEYYQIAALEGGNRWQQFRFITLPLLAPWLLLLTLRDIILSAQNTFTPAFLMTGGGPYYATLFLPLLMYQEAFDAFRFGSAAAMMLLLLLGVGLLLGLVYLVVRGWGYSDEQ; this is encoded by the coding sequence ATGAAGCGCAAAAGATCGGTCCGCTCGAGCCCAACCCGCCTGAGCCGGCAAGCCACTCGAGACCACGGCGCGCTGCTGCTGATGCTCACACCCTACCTCATCGGCACCACCGTGCTGGTGGTCGTGCCTGCCCTGCTGGCGATGATCATTGCCTTTACACGCTACGACACGCTAGGGTCCCCGGAATGGGTGGGCCTGGGAAACTTCGAGTCCTTGGCCAGTAACTCGCTGTTTTCGGTGGCAGCGCGCAACTCACTGGTCTTCGTACTGCTAGCCGTCCCCCTGCGGATTCTCGGAGCCTTAGCACTGGCTTTGCTGCTGCGCGCACCAAGGCCTGGGATCGGTCTGTTACGCATGGCGGTGTTCTTCCCCACCGTCATCCCCGACGTGGCCTATGCCCTGATCTGGCTGTGGATCTTCAACCCCATCTACGGGCCGCTCAACCTGGCCCTCAAAGCCCTGGGCCTGCCGGTCTCGCCGTGGTTGGCCGAAGGCAATACCGCGCTGCTGGCCATCGTGATCATGGCTGCCTTTCAGATCGGCGAGGGCTTCGTGGTGCTGCTGGCAGGGCTGCAAAACGTCCCCGAGGAGTACTACCAGATCGCCGCGCTCGAGGGGGGCAACCGCTGGCAGCAGTTTCGCTTTATCACACTGCCGCTCTTAGCCCCCTGGCTGCTGCTGCTTACACTGCGTGACATCATCCTGAGTGCGCAGAACACCTTCACCCCTGCCTTCTTGATGACCGGAGGGGGGCCTTACTATGCAACCTTGTTCCTGCCGCTGCTGATGTACCAAGAGGCCTTCGATGCCTTTCGCTTCGGCAGTGCCGCCGCGATGATGCTGCTGTTGCTGTTGGGCGTGGGATTGCTGCTGGGCCTGGTTTACTTGGTGGTGCGGGGCTGGGGGTATAGCGATGAGCAATGA
- a CDS encoding metal ABC transporter permease has product MSADVVIILTAILVSTASALLGSFLVLRRMALMSDAISHAVLPGIVLAFWISGGERATAVALLGAAAAGLLTVTLVEWLTRTGRIKNDAAIGLVFPALFSLGVLAVSLYFRNVHLDLDAVLYGEIAYAPFNTLEAFGLNLGPESLWIMGSLALLNLLFVLLFYKELKLSTFDAGLAAALGFAPGALHYALMSLVSLTAVGAFQSVGAILIVAFLIIPPATAYLLTQRLPVMIGLAVLVGTASSVVGYALAILLDASIAGMMATVAGLLFILAWLFSPVDGVITARSRRTRQQREFAARLLLAHLAHHDRPVSAREVLEEFGWSPAFLAQAQQWAQREGLLTGDSNGLRLTARGVALAGEKP; this is encoded by the coding sequence GTGAGCGCCGATGTGGTCATCATCCTCACCGCCATCCTCGTCTCCACCGCCTCGGCCTTGCTGGGCAGCTTCCTGGTGCTGCGCCGCATGGCCCTCATGAGCGACGCCATCTCCCACGCCGTCCTTCCCGGCATCGTGCTGGCCTTCTGGATCTCAGGGGGCGAACGAGCCACCGCGGTAGCCCTGCTGGGCGCGGCGGCAGCCGGGCTCTTAACCGTGACGCTGGTGGAGTGGCTCACCCGCACGGGCCGCATCAAGAACGACGCGGCCATCGGGCTGGTCTTCCCTGCCCTCTTCAGCCTAGGGGTGCTGGCGGTGTCGCTTTACTTCCGCAACGTCCACCTCGACCTCGATGCGGTGCTCTACGGCGAGATCGCCTACGCCCCCTTCAACACCCTCGAGGCCTTCGGCCTCAATCTGGGGCCAGAGTCGCTGTGGATCATGGGTAGCCTGGCCCTGCTCAATCTGCTGTTCGTGCTGCTGTTTTATAAGGAGCTCAAGCTCTCGACCTTCGACGCCGGGCTGGCGGCAGCTTTGGGCTTTGCCCCTGGAGCGCTGCACTACGCGCTGATGAGCCTGGTCTCCCTCACCGCCGTGGGTGCCTTCCAGTCGGTGGGAGCCATCCTGATCGTGGCCTTTTTGATCATCCCCCCCGCCACCGCCTACCTCCTCACCCAGCGCCTGCCGGTGATGATTGGCCTGGCAGTGCTGGTGGGCACGGCTTCCAGCGTGGTGGGCTACGCGCTGGCCATCCTGCTCGACGCCTCGATCGCGGGGATGATGGCCACGGTAGCCGGGTTACTCTTCATCCTGGCTTGGCTGTTCTCGCCTGTGGACGGGGTGATCACCGCCCGCAGCCGCCGTACTCGGCAGCAGCGGGAGTTCGCCGCCCGGCTCCTGCTGGCCCACCTGGCCCACCACGACCGGCCCGTGTCGGCGCGGGAGGTGCTCGAGGAGTTCGGCTGGAGCCCCGCCTTCCTGGCCCAGGCCCAGCAGTGGGCCCAGCGCGAAGGGCTCCTCACGGGCGACTCCAATGGCCTGCGGCTGACAGCTCGAGGCGTAGCTTTGGCGGGGGAAAAGCCGTAG
- the mntR gene encoding manganese-dependent transcriptional regulator MntR, whose translation MNPPLTRPVLSEAQEDYLKQILLLGSAPDGSSPLEHTTAVSTQELADRMEVKPASVTGMLKKLAELALVEYEAYKGVRLTEAGYKVALEVLRHHRLLETYLHQALGYGWEEVHAEAERLEHHISEAFEKRIAEWLGHPSHDPHGDPIPTAELRLPEGAPTRRLAALEPAQRGSVVRVGTQDQDALNLFAHLGLRPGAQVEVLEHLPEGVRVRVAGERYLLPIALAQVVWIAEVAP comes from the coding sequence GTGAACCCCCCCCTCACCCGCCCCGTCCTAAGCGAGGCTCAGGAGGACTACCTCAAGCAGATTTTGTTGCTGGGAAGCGCGCCGGATGGCTCGAGCCCCCTCGAGCACACCACCGCCGTCTCGACCCAGGAGCTCGCCGACCGTATGGAGGTCAAGCCAGCGTCGGTGACGGGGATGCTCAAGAAGCTGGCCGAGCTCGCGCTGGTGGAGTACGAAGCCTACAAGGGCGTGCGGCTCACGGAGGCGGGGTACAAGGTGGCGCTGGAGGTGCTACGCCACCACCGCCTTCTGGAGACCTACTTACACCAGGCCCTGGGCTACGGCTGGGAGGAAGTGCACGCCGAGGCCGAACGCCTGGAGCACCACATTTCCGAGGCTTTCGAGAAGCGCATCGCCGAGTGGCTGGGCCACCCCTCCCACGACCCTCACGGCGATCCCATCCCTACCGCTGAGCTGCGCCTGCCCGAGGGTGCTCCCACCCGTCGCCTGGCCGCGCTCGAGCCCGCTCAGCGTGGCAGCGTGGTGCGGGTGGGTACCCAAGACCAGGACGCACTCAACCTCTTCGCCCACCTAGGGCTTAGGCCGGGTGCTCAGGTGGAGGTGCTCGAGCATCTGCCCGAGGGGGTGCGGGTCCGGGTAGCAGGAGAGCGCTACTTGCTGCCCATAGCCCTGGCCCAGGTGGTGTGGATCGCTGAGGTGGCGCCATGA
- a CDS encoding metal ABC transporter ATP-binding protein yields the protein MIRPTTSDQLSPPSLRPSPLEVRDLTVAYREKPVLLDVDLVIPEGQLCAIVGPNGAGKSTLLKAVLGMVPRASGTVQFFGQPLRVVRRRIGYVPQRSSVDWDFPTSALDVVLMGLYGRLGWFRRPGKAEREEAMRALEQVGLADFAQRQIAQLSGGQQQRVFLARALAQNSDLYFMDEPFAGVDAVTEEAILQVMHELKGRGKTVVVVHHDLETVRDYFDHLTLLNVQVIASGPLEQTFTPEKLKATYGERMRVRG from the coding sequence ATGATCAGACCCACGACCAGCGACCAGCTTTCTCCCCCATCCCTGCGCCCATCTCCCCTCGAGGTGCGCGACCTGACCGTAGCCTATCGCGAAAAGCCGGTGCTATTGGACGTAGACCTCGTCATCCCCGAGGGGCAGCTCTGTGCCATCGTCGGGCCCAACGGAGCGGGCAAGAGCACCCTGCTCAAGGCCGTGCTGGGAATGGTCCCCAGGGCCTCGGGCACGGTGCAGTTTTTCGGCCAGCCCCTACGGGTCGTCCGCCGCCGCATCGGCTACGTGCCCCAGCGCTCCTCGGTGGACTGGGACTTCCCGACGAGCGCCCTGGACGTGGTGCTGATGGGGCTCTATGGGCGGCTGGGCTGGTTCAGGCGGCCCGGCAAGGCCGAGCGCGAGGAGGCCATGCGCGCGCTCGAGCAGGTAGGGCTGGCCGATTTCGCCCAACGCCAGATTGCCCAACTCTCGGGCGGGCAGCAGCAGCGGGTCTTCTTAGCCCGTGCCCTAGCACAAAACTCCGACCTCTACTTCATGGACGAGCCCTTCGCCGGGGTGGACGCGGTAACCGAGGAGGCCATCCTGCAGGTGATGCACGAACTCAAGGGGCGAGGCAAGACGGTGGTGGTGGTGCACCACGACCTCGAGACGGTGCGCGACTACTTCGATCACCTCACCTTGCTCAACGTGCAGGTCATCGCCAGCGGGCCGCTCGAGCAAACCTTCACGCCCGAGAAGCTCAAGGCTACCTATGGTGAGCGCATGAGGGTGAGGGGGTGA
- the miaB gene encoding tRNA (N6-isopentenyl adenosine(37)-C2)-methylthiotransferase MiaB: MKTHIITYGCQMNEYDTHLVRSELASIGAQFVDSIPEADFVLVNTCAVRGKPVEKVRSLLGELRKEKEKRGLMVGMMGCLAQLEEGQQIARKFGVDVLLGPGALTEIGKAIEAKNRFWDLSFREELTHHLPPAPQGQLSAFVSIIRGCNHHCTYCIVPTTRGPEVSRHPDLILRELEQLKAAGVLEVTLLGQNVNSYGNDQPGFPKFGELLRLVGQIGIPRVKFTTSHPVNFTDEVIAAIAETPQVCRYIHLPVQSGSNRVLRRMGREYRREWYLDRIRAIKEAIPDVVLSTDIIVGFPGESEEDFEQTLTLYDEVQYDSAYMFIYSPRPGTPSYKHFQDLPREVKVERLQRLIEKQKEWSYKKNQQWVGRTVEVLVRGAAKDEGYAEGHDRGNHPVLIPAAQAPAPGLYQVEVKQATPHMLFGEVVGAQEAATIPLVMA; encoded by the coding sequence ATGAAGACCCACATCATCACCTATGGATGCCAGATGAACGAGTACGACACCCACCTGGTCAGGTCGGAACTCGCTTCCATTGGCGCGCAGTTCGTCGACTCCATTCCCGAGGCCGACTTCGTGCTGGTCAACACCTGTGCGGTGCGTGGGAAGCCGGTGGAGAAGGTGCGTTCATTGCTGGGTGAACTGCGCAAGGAGAAGGAGAAGCGGGGCCTGATGGTGGGCATGATGGGCTGTTTGGCCCAGCTCGAGGAGGGTCAGCAGATCGCGCGTAAGTTCGGCGTGGACGTGCTTCTGGGCCCCGGTGCCCTCACCGAGATCGGCAAGGCTATCGAGGCCAAGAACCGCTTCTGGGACCTCTCCTTCCGCGAAGAGCTCACCCACCACCTGCCCCCGGCGCCGCAGGGCCAGCTTTCGGCCTTCGTCAGCATCATCCGTGGGTGTAACCACCACTGCACCTACTGCATCGTGCCCACCACCCGCGGGCCCGAGGTTTCCCGCCACCCCGATCTGATCCTGCGCGAACTCGAGCAACTCAAGGCCGCGGGCGTGCTCGAGGTGACCCTGCTGGGCCAGAACGTCAACTCCTACGGCAACGACCAACCGGGCTTTCCCAAGTTCGGGGAACTGCTACGCCTGGTGGGCCAAATCGGCATTCCCCGCGTCAAGTTCACCACCTCCCACCCGGTCAACTTTACCGACGAGGTGATCGCCGCCATCGCCGAAACGCCCCAGGTGTGCCGTTACATTCATCTGCCGGTGCAGTCGGGCTCCAACCGAGTGCTGCGCCGCATGGGGCGGGAGTACCGTCGCGAGTGGTACCTAGACCGCATCCGCGCCATCAAGGAGGCCATCCCCGACGTGGTGCTTTCCACCGATATCATCGTGGGCTTCCCTGGCGAGAGCGAGGAGGACTTCGAGCAGACCCTCACCCTCTACGACGAAGTGCAGTACGACTCGGCCTACATGTTCATCTACTCCCCGCGCCCCGGCACCCCCAGTTACAAGCACTTCCAGGATTTGCCTCGCGAGGTCAAGGTCGAACGCTTGCAGCGCCTGATCGAGAAGCAGAAGGAGTGGAGCTACAAAAAGAACCAGCAGTGGGTAGGCCGCACCGTCGAGGTACTGGTGCGCGGCGCGGCCAAGGACGAGGGCTACGCCGAGGGCCACGACCGGGGCAACCACCCGGTGCTGATCCCAGCAGCCCAGGCTCCGGCGCCAGGGCTGTATCAGGTCGAGGTCAAGCAAGCCACGCCGCACATGCTCTTCGGGGAAGTGGTGGGTGCGCAGGAGGCCGCCACCATCCCGCTGGTGATGGCGTAG
- a CDS encoding metal ABC transporter solute-binding protein, Zn/Mn family, producing the protein MRFLPRLYVGVLALALGACQGQEFALKPIDGSRAVRAVATTNFVSDLVQQIGGERVQVTGLMGPGVDPHLYKASAGDVRKLTQADIVFYGGLFLEGKMVELFEKMPKAIAVTDAIPRELLIAPKGGFEGIYTYDPHVWFDVSLWAYTAEAVRDGLSRVDPAGAGYYARRTRAYQARLRELDAWVKREIERIPPQQRVMVTAHDAFSYFGRRYGLEVRGLQGVSTVAETGTRDVQELAAFLVERGIRAIFVESSVPRRSVEAVVAAVRARGKELFIGGELFSDAAGDAGTPEGTYIGMVEHNVRTIVSALLGGEHP; encoded by the coding sequence ATGAGATTCCTACCCCGCCTGTACGTGGGCGTTCTGGCCCTGGCGCTCGGCGCCTGTCAGGGTCAGGAATTCGCCCTCAAGCCCATCGACGGAAGTCGCGCGGTGCGGGCTGTGGCCACCACCAACTTCGTCAGCGACCTGGTGCAGCAGATCGGCGGGGAGCGGGTGCAGGTCACGGGCCTGATGGGCCCCGGCGTGGACCCCCACCTCTACAAAGCCTCGGCCGGGGACGTGCGCAAGCTGACCCAGGCCGACATCGTCTTCTACGGCGGGCTGTTCCTCGAGGGCAAGATGGTCGAGCTCTTCGAGAAGATGCCCAAGGCTATCGCCGTCACCGACGCCATTCCTCGCGAGTTGCTCATTGCCCCCAAGGGCGGCTTCGAGGGAATATACACCTACGACCCCCACGTGTGGTTCGACGTGAGCCTTTGGGCCTACACCGCCGAGGCCGTGCGGGATGGGCTTTCCAGGGTAGACCCGGCTGGAGCTGGGTACTACGCCAGGCGAACCCGGGCGTACCAGGCCCGGCTGCGGGAACTGGACGCGTGGGTCAAGCGGGAGATCGAGCGGATTCCCCCCCAGCAACGGGTGATGGTGACCGCTCACGATGCCTTCAGCTATTTCGGGCGGCGCTACGGCCTCGAGGTGCGCGGCCTGCAGGGTGTCTCCACCGTGGCCGAGACCGGGACCCGCGACGTGCAAGAGCTAGCAGCCTTCCTGGTAGAGCGCGGCATTCGGGCTATCTTCGTCGAGTCCAGCGTGCCCCGCCGCTCGGTGGAAGCCGTGGTGGCGGCGGTGCGGGCTCGAGGCAAGGAGCTCTTCATCGGGGGTGAGCTGTTCTCCGATGCCGCCGGGGACGCCGGAACCCCTGAGGGCACCTACATCGGTATGGTCGAGCACAACGTCAGAACCATCGTTTCGGCGCTGCTTGGAGGCGAGCACCCATGA
- a CDS encoding ABC transporter substrate-binding protein, with protein sequence MLRKTFYIGLALVAGGVLLWGTAQTTTPSGSFIFMIFGDPAEKAAYDKLVAAFSQRYPQVKVEILYIPSQTSYRTRLAADLAAGTPADVFLLNYRRYAQFAARGVLEPLDSYVAQSRVLKLADFYPEALEPFYWNRRLMGIPQNLSSLVVYYNKNLFDKAGVPYPKAGWTWNDFLQTAKALTKDTNGDGITDQFGLGTEASIFRVAPFIWQNRGDLVDDPKSPKRLTLDAPATKEALQWFMDLQVKHKVVPNKLLEKARPSEERFLDGTLAMFLNSRRGVPTYREIQDFDWDVAPLPRGKEQAGILHADAFFMAAASRNKPAAWAFIEFANSKEGQSILAESGRTVPSLKSVAQSPAFLNPNSKPQNSRVFLDTIPYIRAVPVMETWADIETLVSEDLERAFHGDVTLEEAIKAATARTQRFFPSR encoded by the coding sequence ATGCTGCGGAAAACCTTTTATATCGGCTTGGCATTAGTGGCAGGAGGAGTGCTGCTATGGGGAACTGCCCAGACGACTACCCCCAGCGGGAGCTTCATCTTCATGATCTTTGGAGACCCCGCCGAGAAAGCAGCTTACGACAAGCTGGTAGCGGCCTTCTCCCAGCGCTACCCCCAGGTCAAGGTCGAGATCCTCTATATCCCCAGCCAGACCTCCTACCGCACCCGCCTTGCCGCCGACCTCGCCGCCGGCACCCCCGCCGACGTGTTCTTGCTCAACTACCGCCGCTATGCCCAGTTTGCCGCACGGGGCGTCCTCGAGCCCCTCGACAGCTACGTGGCCCAGAGCAGGGTGCTCAAGCTCGCCGACTTCTACCCCGAAGCCCTCGAGCCCTTCTACTGGAACAGACGCCTGATGGGCATCCCGCAGAACCTCTCGAGCCTGGTGGTCTACTACAACAAAAACCTCTTCGATAAAGCCGGAGTGCCCTATCCCAAAGCAGGCTGGACCTGGAATGACTTCCTCCAAACGGCCAAGGCCCTCACCAAGGACACTAACGGCGACGGCATCACCGACCAATTTGGCCTGGGCACCGAGGCCAGCATCTTCCGGGTGGCCCCTTTCATCTGGCAAAACCGGGGTGACTTGGTGGACGACCCCAAAAGCCCCAAGCGGCTTACCCTCGACGCCCCCGCCACCAAGGAGGCCCTGCAGTGGTTCATGGATCTACAGGTCAAGCACAAGGTCGTACCCAACAAGTTGCTGGAAAAAGCTCGGCCAAGCGAGGAGCGCTTCCTCGATGGTACCCTGGCCATGTTCCTCAACAGCCGTCGGGGAGTGCCCACCTACCGCGAGATCCAAGACTTCGACTGGGACGTAGCTCCGCTGCCGCGGGGCAAAGAGCAGGCCGGCATCCTCCACGCCGACGCCTTCTTCATGGCCGCCGCCAGCCGCAACAAACCCGCGGCCTGGGCCTTCATCGAGTTCGCCAACTCCAAAGAAGGCCAGAGCATCCTGGCCGAATCTGGGCGCACAGTCCCCTCGCTCAAGAGCGTGGCCCAATCGCCCGCCTTCCTCAACCCCAACAGCAAACCACAAAACAGCCGGGTCTTCCTCGACACCATCCCCTACATTCGGGCGGTTCCCGTGATGGAGACCTGGGCAGACATCGAAACGTTGGTCTCAGAGGACCTCGAGCGGGCTTTCCACGGCGACGTGACGCTCGAGGAAGCCATCAAGGCTGCCACCGCTCGCACCCAGCGCTTTTTCCCTAGTAGGTAG
- a CDS encoding FAD-dependent oxidoreductase: MSQPEAGIVVLGAGIAGLTAARLLHEAGQRVLVVSRELGEASRVPEPLLNPVRGKRGSVAPEAEEALEALWGFYPRFTPVRQGILRPVPQSERGAWQARLEGRGIPHRWLEEGLYLENAGWLESTPLLHRLAEGLDIRWVGVEHLEGNVLWLEGGQRLAYEVLVYAGGASGAHLLALGGRFTPGSVLLTREHFKQARSYGVYVAGHSLGGSYLPHQEHYSPHQIQPQEVEWLLSGAEGLLGYRPEWRSSWSGVRYRLDRDYLKEIPGGYAITGFGSAAYFYAPLYARRLLARL, from the coding sequence GTGAGCCAGCCGGAAGCCGGGATCGTGGTGTTGGGCGCGGGCATCGCGGGCCTGACCGCGGCCCGGCTCCTGCACGAAGCGGGGCAGCGGGTACTGGTGGTCAGCCGGGAGCTGGGCGAGGCGAGCCGAGTGCCCGAGCCCCTGCTCAACCCGGTGCGGGGCAAGCGCGGCTCGGTGGCGCCCGAGGCCGAGGAGGCCCTCGAGGCCCTCTGGGGCTTCTACCCCCGCTTCACCCCCGTACGCCAGGGCATCCTGCGTCCGGTGCCCCAGTCCGAGCGAGGGGCGTGGCAGGCGCGGCTCGAGGGGCGCGGCATTCCTCACCGGTGGCTCGAGGAGGGTCTGTACCTGGAGAACGCGGGCTGGCTCGAGTCCACCCCGCTCCTGCACCGCCTGGCCGAGGGCCTGGATATCCGCTGGGTGGGCGTGGAGCATCTGGAGGGCAACGTCCTGTGGCTCGAGGGCGGCCAGCGTCTGGCGTACGAGGTGCTGGTGTACGCCGGCGGGGCCAGCGGAGCCCATCTGCTTGCTCTCGGCGGACGCTTCACGCCGGGCTCGGTGCTCCTCACCCGCGAGCACTTCAAGCAGGCCCGCTCCTACGGGGTTTACGTGGCGGGGCACAGCCTGGGAGGGAGCTACCTGCCACACCAGGAGCACTACTCGCCTCACCAAATTCAGCCGCAGGAAGTCGAGTGGTTGCTCTCAGGGGCTGAGGGGCTGCTGGGGTATCGGCCCGAGTGGCGCTCGAGTTGGAGCGGCGTGCGTTACCGCCTCGACCGGGATTACCTCAAGGAGATCCCCGGCGGTTACGCCATCACCGGCTTTGGTTCGGCGGCTTACTTTTATGCTCCGCTGTATGCCAGGCGCCTGTTGGCACGGCTTTAG
- a CDS encoding metal ABC transporter permease, with product MELWAIFTDYTLRNVALGAALLGLVGGVLGSFAILRRQSLLGDVLAHASLPGICLAFILTGVKAPLVLLLGAGVVGWLASLLMLAILRTTRLPEDSALGVILSSFFGFGIGLLTFIQHSRNSNQAGLDKFIFGQAATIVGEDVATMALLGGVALLLVGLLYKEFKLISFDPAYAASLGLPVRGLGTLLTSLTVIAVMIGLQTVGVVLMAAMLIAPAAAARQWTNRLSHMIWLSAGFGILSGLLGALVSATRENLPTGPLVVLIAGLISLFSLLLAPERGLVWDWQRIRANRQRIRLERLLLDAHVLYNHAELTPLSLAQRRRSTPARARAELEELVARGWVVQRNGHWELSERGHAEAHRLEQAMRVLPKTPGPLAGDGMGGAS from the coding sequence GTGGAGCTTTGGGCGATCTTCACCGACTACACCCTGCGTAACGTCGCCTTGGGCGCGGCCCTGCTGGGCCTGGTGGGCGGGGTGCTGGGCAGCTTCGCCATCTTGCGCCGCCAGAGCCTGTTGGGCGATGTCCTGGCCCACGCCTCGCTGCCAGGCATTTGTTTGGCCTTTATCCTCACCGGCGTTAAGGCCCCCCTGGTCCTGCTCCTGGGCGCAGGGGTGGTGGGCTGGCTGGCCTCGCTTTTGATGCTGGCCATCCTGCGCACCACCCGCCTACCTGAAGACAGCGCCCTGGGGGTGATCCTGAGCAGTTTCTTCGGCTTCGGTATCGGCCTCTTAACCTTCATCCAGCACAGCAGAAATAGCAACCAGGCCGGCCTGGACAAGTTCATCTTCGGGCAGGCCGCCACCATCGTAGGCGAAGACGTGGCGACCATGGCCCTCCTGGGCGGCGTCGCGCTGCTCTTGGTGGGCCTGTTGTACAAGGAGTTCAAGCTCATCTCCTTCGACCCCGCCTACGCCGCGAGCCTGGGCCTGCCCGTACGCGGCCTGGGCACGCTGCTGACCTCGCTCACGGTAATCGCGGTAATGATCGGGCTGCAAACCGTGGGCGTGGTGCTGATGGCTGCTATGCTCATCGCCCCGGCGGCGGCGGCGCGGCAATGGACCAACCGCCTGAGCCACATGATCTGGCTCTCGGCGGGATTTGGTATCCTCTCGGGCCTTTTGGGCGCGCTCGTCTCGGCCACGCGCGAGAACCTGCCCACCGGGCCGCTGGTGGTGCTCATCGCCGGCCTCATCAGCCTCTTCTCGCTGCTGTTGGCCCCCGAGCGCGGGCTGGTGTGGGACTGGCAGCGCATCCGTGCCAACCGACAGCGCATCCGCCTCGAGCGTTTGCTGCTCGATGCCCACGTGCTCTACAACCACGCCGAGCTCACCCCTTTGAGCCTGGCCCAACGCCGCCGAAGCACTCCGGCCAGGGCCAGAGCCGAGCTCGAAGAGCTCGTCGCCAGGGGCTGGGTGGTGCAGCGGAACGGTCACTGGGAGCTTAGCGAGCGGGGTCACGCCGAGGCGCACCGGCTCGAGCAGGCCATGCGGGTGCTTCCCAAGACCCCGGGGCCGCTCGCGGGGGACGGGATGGGAGGTGCTTCGTGA
- a CDS encoding carbohydrate ABC transporter permease, protein MSNELHRSVRGLARALHYLLSLAVAGVFLLPLWWVLVASLRPLGLPPSPTLEWLPNLEGWRNYVRLFETVPLAKQLYNSLFVELFAVPLTVLTASWAGFATALSSPPLQRRLVILALLLMLVPSTALWLTRFLLFKNLGLIDTPWALIAPAIAGSSSFYVLLFFWSFRRIPREMLEAARLDGAGVFMLWLRIAMPLARPTSISVAILAFSYYWSDLSSPLLYLRSEEKYTLPVGLQVLQQMDPTSSPLLMAAAVVMLLPVLLLFLILQHSLGFSGQLLHDWTARLDAKSKK, encoded by the coding sequence ATGAGCAATGAGCTGCACAGAAGCGTGCGTGGGCTGGCTCGAGCCCTGCACTACCTGTTGTCGCTGGCGGTGGCCGGAGTGTTCTTGCTGCCTCTATGGTGGGTGCTGGTGGCCTCGCTACGTCCGCTGGGCCTGCCACCCTCACCCACCCTCGAGTGGCTGCCCAACCTCGAGGGCTGGCGCAACTACGTACGGCTATTCGAGACAGTCCCTCTCGCCAAGCAGCTTTACAACTCGCTGTTTGTAGAGCTATTCGCGGTGCCCCTGACCGTGCTTACCGCTTCCTGGGCGGGCTTCGCTACGGCCCTCTCGAGCCCCCCCCTCCAGCGGCGGCTGGTAATTCTAGCGCTGTTACTGATGCTGGTCCCCAGCACCGCACTGTGGCTGACCCGCTTCCTGCTGTTCAAAAACCTAGGTCTCATCGATACCCCCTGGGCTCTGATCGCGCCCGCCATCGCCGGGAGCAGTTCCTTTTATGTGCTGCTGTTTTTCTGGAGCTTCCGACGCATACCACGTGAGATGCTCGAGGCCGCCCGGCTCGACGGGGCAGGCGTGTTCATGCTGTGGTTGCGCATCGCCATGCCACTGGCACGGCCCACCAGTATCAGCGTGGCTATCCTGGCTTTTAGTTACTACTGGAGTGACCTGAGTTCTCCCCTGCTCTATCTGCGCTCGGAGGAGAAGTACACCCTTCCGGTGGGCCTGCAGGTGCTCCAGCAGATGGACCCGACCAGTTCACCACTGCTGATGGCAGCAGCGGTGGTTATGCTGTTGCCTGTCTTGCTGCTGTTCCTAATCCTTCAGCACTCTCTAGGCTTCAGCGGGCAGCTCTTGCATGACTGGACGGCCCGTTTGGATGCGAAGAGCAAAAAGTAA